Proteins co-encoded in one Hirundo rustica isolate bHirRus1 chromosome 18, bHirRus1.pri.v3, whole genome shotgun sequence genomic window:
- the CASKIN2 gene encoding LOW QUALITY PROTEIN: caskin-2 (The sequence of the model RefSeq protein was modified relative to this genomic sequence to represent the inferred CDS: deleted 1 base in 1 codon), giving the protein MGREQELIQAVKNGDVPGVQKLVAKIKVSKSKLLGSAKRLNVNYQDADGFSALHHAALGGSLDLISLLLEAQATVDIKDSNGMRPLHYAAWQGRVEPVRVLLRAAASVNMASLDGQIPLHLSAQYGHYEVSEMLLQHQSNPCLINKAKKTPLDLACEFGRLKVAQLLLNSHLCVALLEGQSKDATDPNYTTPLHLAAKNGHKEIIRQLLKAGIEINKQTKTGTALHEAALYGKTEVVRLLLEGGVDVNIRNTYNQTALDIVNQFTTSHASKDIKQLLREASGILKVRALKDFWNLHDPTALNVRAGDVITVLEQHPDGRWKGHIHDAQKGTDRVGYFPPSIAEVISKRTGMVVPRVAPAQQRQGPPGALPAPPGGLQHLPDEGPHPAAPSGPAAFGHLTLTRTAPGPDSSAGDRNSVGSEGSIGSIRSAGSGQSTEGTNGQSTSILIENARPLPSTGENLQQHLLGSEPHNGTSPAGPQGLQTPSSCPPGDRVFSHQFLRPEQLLEGKDAEAIYNWLREFQLESYTVNFLNAGYDVPTISRMTPEDLTAIGVTKPGHRKKISTEIGQLSIAEWLPNYIPADLMDWLSAIGLPQYHKKLVNNGYDSITIVTDLTWEDLQEIGINKLGHQKKIMLAVKKLRDLRKSLNQAEATLARRKVPGSLDIVTIESLENGECQSPHTPKMTTFQDSELSYELQTAMSNSCHDTLGIKSSQGMSRSQESIGVRSRGSGHSQDNVLSRRLSSPSQESLGSGESSSSSGQSCAPPRSKESPASLPGRPSPEPYGKLVSPEGLNGFANGSGGSPLKERNLPEGTDQYARPLAQKGSGTPAVTPCTPPQTPSKGTAPYVFMYPHVSLKSPTAPSVLGAEQPKALAHPYPSISPGQKSSLQTSAQKGFSYLHSQCGPTEPPSAAPAAGEQHNGGEGLKHKKRSHSLNRYALSDGEHEEEEEGAPSSTLGSYATLTRRPGRSQMPRACLQADAKVTRSQSFAIRAKRKGPPPPPPKRLSSVSSALAAEADGEQPPSPERQPTAPQDVVDAGATPSDASRGRTVKSLAAALEGTPGVSPSKPLLAPKPLHLTQDCLPRADVGEVSHDGGDASSATLSNGSRDPFESGKPRRRTVSEPSAPMTEVAAQGEQEDACSDTEEEAKPGVASSSSQNSSSECIPFAEEGNLTIKQRPKPSGHSKADAAMPDTEPGSQAAEPQGSTGKEPAAPAVTKEPPVLEFNLTESDTVKRRPRFREREPLQAVLKAFSMAGQAEAGGTPTPQYAQAQAVSIAGPPAPASAPRPTLAGDAFDDDSVEFRIAEIEKSILSLEKGMKKAPSPTKAPSPTELVGTAVVRTPTPDVPAKHTSVASTKLVFSGPKTIYQQVLQPSRHTVAPWAATEAVPDVIGSLPNPGSLTLETGSKVSAKPLASAPGATLAQQRLEQTNSSLAATLQAAEKKITVEEAESHPGTVHSAKNILEDISNMFDDLADQLDAMLD; this is encoded by the exons agctcctgggatCTGCCAAGCGCCTGAACGTGAACTACCAGGATGCGGACGG GTTCTCAGCACTGCACCACGCAGCCCTGGGTGGCAGCCTGGACCTCATCTCGCTGCTGCTGGAGGCGCAGGCCACTGTCGACATCAAAGACAGCAACG GGATGCGGCCCCTGCACTACGCGGCGTGGCAGGGCCGCGTGGAGCCCGTGCGGGTGCTGCtccgcgccgccgcctccgTCAACATGGCCTCGCTGGATGGGCAGATCCCGCTGCACCTCTCGGCTCAGTATGGCCACTACGAGGTG TCGGAgatgctgctccagcaccagtCCAACCCGTGCCTCATCAACAAGGCGAAGAAAACCCCGCTGGACTTGGCCTGCGAGTTTGGACGGCTGAAG GTGGCCCAGCTGCTTCTGAACAGCCATCTGTGTGTCGCCCTGCTGGAGGGACAATCCAAGGATGCCACTGACCCCAACTACACCACTCCACTGCACCTGGCAGCCAAGAATGGGCACAAGGAGATCATCAG gcagctgctgaaggCCGGGATCGAGATCAACAAGCAGACAAAgacaggcacagccctgcatgAGGCTGCACTCTACGGCAAAACAGAGGTGGTGCGGCTCCTGCTGGAG GGCGGTGTCGACGTGAACATCAGGAACACCTACAACCAGACAGCGCTGGACATCGTCAACCAGTTCACCACCTCGCACGCCAGCAAGGACATCAAGCAGCTGTTGAGAG AGGCATCAGGAATCCTGAAGGTCCGAGCTTTGAAGGATTTTTGGAACCTCCATGACCCAACTGCTCTCAATGTCCGAGCAGGAGACGTCATCACG GTCCTGGAGCAGCATCCAGATGGCCGATGGAAGGGGCACATCCACGATGCTCAGAAAGGCACCGACCGCGTCGGGTACTTCCCCCCCTCCATTGCTGAAGTCATCAGCAAGCGGACAG GCATGGTTGTTCCCCGTGTGGCACCCGCGCAGCAGCGCCAGGGTCCCCCTGGAGCCCTCCCGGCCCCCcctggggggctgcagcacctcccCGATGAGGGTCCACACCCGGCAGCCCCGAGCGGCCCAGCAGCCTTTGGTCACCTCACCCTAACCCGGACAGCCCCAGGTCCTGACAGCTCAG CAGGAGACAGGAACAGCGTGGGCAGCGAGGGCAGCATCGGCAGCATCCGCAGCGCCGGCAGCGGCCAGAGCACCGAGGGCACCAATGGGCAGAGCACCAGCATCCTCATTGAGAATGCCAGG CCTCTGCCCTCCACCGGTGAAAACCTCCAGCAACACCTTTTGGGATCAGAGCCACACAATGGGACCTCCCCAGCAG GGCCGCAGGGCCTCCagacccccagcagctgccccccTGGAGACAGGGTCTTCTCCCACCAGTTCTTGCGTCCTGAGCAGCTCCTCGAGGGGAAG GATGCAGAAGCCATTTACAACTGGCTGCGTGAGTTCCAGCTGGAGTCGTACACTGTCAACTTCCTCAACGCTGGCTACGACGTCCCCACCATCAGCCGCATGACCCCGGAG GATCTGACAGCCATTGGCGTGACCAAACCAGGCCACAGGAAAAAGATCTCCACAGAAATCGGGCAGCTCAGCATTGCTGAGTGGCTGCCCAACTACATCCCG GCTGACCTGATGGACTGGCTCAGTGCCATCGGGTTGCCCCAGTACCACAAAAAGCTGGTGAACAACGGCTACGATTCCATCACCATCGTGACGGACCTGACATGGGAGGATCTGCAAGAGATTGGCATCAACAAGCTGG gcCATCAGAAGAAGATCATGTTGGCTGTCAAGAAGCTCAGAGACCTCCGCAAAAGCCTCAACCAAGCAGAAGCAACTCTGGCAAGACGCAAAGTCCCCGGTTCCCTGGACATTGTCACCATTGAGTCGCTGGAGAACGGGGAGTGTCAGTCCCCACACACGCCCAAAATGACAACCTTCCAGGACAGCGAGCTCAGCTATGAGCTCCAGACCGCTATGTCCAACAGCTGCCATGACACACTCGGCATCAAGAGCAGCCAGGGAATGTCACGGAGCCAGGAGAGCATCGGGGTACGCTCGCGGGGCTCAGGGCACTCGCAGGACAATGTGCTGTCCCGGCgcctctccagcccctctcagGAGAGCCTGGGCAGCGgcgagagcagcagcagcagtgggcagTCCTGTGCA CCCCCCCGCAGCAAGGAGAGCCCAGCCAGCCTGCCAGGCCGGCCCAGCCCGGAGCCCTATGGGAAGCTTGTGTCCCCCGAGGGGCTGAACGGCTTTGCCAACGGCAGCGGGGGCAGCCCTCTCAAGGAGAGGAACCTGCCCGAAGGCACGGACCAGTACGCCCGGCCCCTGGCTCAGAAAGGATCCGGGACTCCAGCAGTCACTCCCTGTACTCCTCCCCAGACTCCCAGCAAGGGAACAGCCCCCTACGTCTTCATGTACCCACACGTCTCCCTGAAATCCCCAACGGCCCCGTCcgtcctgggagcagagcagcccaagGCCCTGGCACACCCGTACCCCTCCATCTCCCCTGGACAGAAGAGCAGCCTGCAGACATCAGCCCAGAAAGGTTTCTCCTACCTGCACAGCCAGTGCGGCCCCACGGAGCCACCCAGCGCAGCCCCCGCGGCCGGGGAGCAGCACAACGGCGGCGAAGGCCTCAAACACAAGAAGCGCTCGCACAGCCTGAACCGCTACGCGCTGTCGGATGGGGAGCacgaggaggaagaggagggggcccccagcagcaccctgggtTCCTACGCCACGCTGACGCGGCGGCCGGGCCGCAGCCAGATGCCGCGGGCCTGTCTGCAGGCCGACGCCAAGGTGACCCGCAGCCAGTCCTTCGCCATCCGGGCCAAGCGCAAGGgccctccgccgccgcctcccaAGCGCCTCAGCTCCGTGTCCAGTGCCCTCGCTGCCGAGGCAGACGGCgagcagccccccagccccgagAGGCAGCCCACAGCCCCTCAGGACGTGGTTGATGCGGGTGCCACCCCCAGTGATGCTAGCCGTGGCAGAACAGTGAAGAGCTTGGCGGCTGCGCTGGAGGGAACGCCAGGTGTGAGTCCGTCCAAGCCCCTCCTGGCCCCAAAACCGCTGCACCTGACTCAGGACTGTCTCCCACGGGCAGATGTGGGTGAGGTGTCCCACGATGGCGGTGATGCCAGCAGTGCCACACTTTCTAATGGCAGCAGGGACCCCTTTGAGAGCGGCAAGCCACGGAGACGGACAGTGAGCGAGCCCAGTGCTCCTATGACAGAAGTGGCTGCACAAGGTGAGCAGGAGGATGCCTGCTCAGACACAGAGGAGGAGGCCAAGCCAGGGGTTGCCTCTTCATCGTCCCAGAACAGCTCCAGTGAGTGCATCCCCTTTGCAGAAGAAGGCAATTTAACCATCAAGCAGCGGCCAAAGCCCAGCGGGCATTCCAAGGCTGACGCAGCCATGCCGGACACGGAGCCTGGTTCCCAGGCGGCAGAGCCCCAGGGCTCTACCGGGAAGGAGCCAGCAGCCCCCGCTGTGACCAAGGAGCCGCCCGTGCTCGAGTTCAACCTCACTGAGTCAGACACTGTGAAGCGCCGACCACGCTTCAGGGAGCGGGAGCCACTGCAGGCGGTGCTGAAGGCGTTCAGCATGGCAGGGCAGGCGGAGGCGGGGGGCACCCCCACACCCCAGTATGCCCAGGCCCAAGCCGTGAGCATCGCGGGTCCTCCCGCCCCGGCATCGGCACCACGGCCCACGCTGGCCGGGGATGCCTTTGATGATGACAGCGTGGAGTTCAGGATTGCTGAGATAGAGAAAAGCATCTTGTCGCTGGAAAAAGGGATGAAGAAGGCCCCAAGCCCCACcaaagcccccagccccacagagctggTTGGCACGGCTGTGGTGAGGACACCCACTCCAG ATGTCCCTGCCAAGCACACCTCTGTGGCATCCACCAAGCTCGTCTTCTCTGGACCCAAGACCATCTAccagcaggtgctgcagccctcCCGCCACACTGTCGCTCCCTGGGCGGCCACTGAGGCAGTGCCAGATGTGATCGGGTCCCTGCCCAATCCCGGCTCGCTGACACTGGAAACGGGCAGCAAGGTATCAGCAAAGCCTTTGGCATCTGCCCCAGGGGCCACCCTGGCCCAGCAGCGGCTGGAGCAGACCaactccagcctggctgccacGCTGCAGGCAGCCGAGAAGAAGATCACagtggaggaggcagagag cCACCCTGGGACCGTGCACTCGGCCAAGAACATCTTGGAAGACATCAGCAACATGTTTGACGACCTGGCCGACCAGCTGGATGCAATGCTGGACTGA